The sequence below is a genomic window from Nicotiana tomentosiformis chromosome 6, ASM39032v3, whole genome shotgun sequence.
GATGGTGGTGCGCTTCTACTATTTTTGGAATTACAGTAGTATAACGCTCATACCTCACTTATTGGCACCATTCTCAATTTTGTCGTGCAATTAAAGTTTGTCACACAATTCAATGCACGATAGACATATATGAAGGGTATGGTATCACATAGCCTAGGCGCACTAGATTACTCAATCTTAGATTTTGCACTATAAAACTAATATACTTGTATGCATTCTTACATAACTCTTTGGCAAACAACACTCTAGTGCTATTTTAGCCTCTTAGTCTATTAACACCTTAAGAACTATACCCATTGTTCTTATGTTGTATGTGCACTCACAATATCTATTTTTCGATGGCATCCCTCATCAGGTTCTCTTAATCCCTTGATTCTACTACAACATTCACGGTgctcttatattatttttggtattTAATTCGCATTACGCATGCACCTTTAAAAATCTGTTTACATACTTAGACCTGCCATTTACTGTAATGATGGGTTGCTAGCCAACAATAAATAATTTTGGCTTTGCCTTTTAAGAGAGGATGTTACTTCATTCTCTAGTATGAGTCTTTGGTCATGACACCACATACATTGCAATTATATGGATTTACTATCTATTTGTTTCCCAGATGGATGAGGACTCTTCTTGTTGGGCCAATCTCATACCGACTTTACTTGTCACGACTCACCCTTTAAGGATTGAGCATATTCTTTACCCTTCTTTGTGTTTCATAGGATTCTTCCTTAATTGCGGATGTTTCACTTAGGCACTCTAGTAATCAATCAGAGATATGTTCTTTCATGCATCCATTTTCTTGGAGCGAAGTGTCCTCTATTTACTTTGATACTTACCTCTCATATACTATTCTGGGGGTACTAACCATTTGTTTAGATTTATCCTAGTATTGTCAACATCTCTTTTAATGTACTTTCCCCGCACATTCAATCCTTCCATAATATTCAAGATTCCTTGATTCCATACTTTGTAGATGAACCCCTTTCCGATTCATTACTCACATATTTTAATAACACCAATTAGTCATGATCTCATCTAGTGGATTATTTTCTTCTAGTTATATATATCTTTAGGTTATACTTTCTTATTTCATCGTCTAGCTCGTGTAATACCTAACACCTGACCACTTATTTGATCAATCTCTTTAGGTTAGTCATGATCTCATCTAGTAGCTTATTTTCTTCTAGTTATTTATCTCTTTAGGTTATACTTTCTTATTTCATAGTCTAACTCGTATAATACCTAACACCTGACCACTTATTTGATCAATTGGCTCACTCATCCTAGGCCCTCTTTATTCTTATTGTATCCGAATTTTACAGCACTTCAAAAATACTAATCTTATGTCTAAGCATCATATACCATCCAATTTATTGCATTAGGTTGCACACTTCACATGCAAATCACCTTGATACTATTTCTTGTAATGTTCTATTCTATTTTGAGTCACATTTAGGCGaacttgagaaagtgagactcTTCCAGAAACACATATTCCAACTCTCAAAATCTACTCTGCATTGGTACAACTCTATGCGTGCAACATAGAAAAATATGTTTTATGTAATCTTACCTTTTTGATATCATACATTTACGAAATTTCTTGGGGTATCTCGAAATTAAACTTCTAGCGCGAAGGCTAACATTTCTGATATCTCTCCTCTTATGCCTTGGCTTTTATGAATCTTTCTGTCAAACTATGGTACGTTAGCCATGCTGAACATCTAtcataaaaattatattgtaaattttCATTCTATTTGTGCCTGCGTGCTAGAAATTCTGGAGTTTATTCACAAGATCAACCTTAAGTTATATTAGGCACCACTGACCATGATCAATAGTCGAGATTCAAGTCATTTCATCGCATATCTCTGAATCCTTCATAACTATCCTAGCTTCAAAAATATCAATATTGCTTTAAGAACTCTAGGGCCTTAAGCCAACATATCACACTTGTATCTTATTAGAAGTATATTGCTCGCTTCATCCATTTTTTGTAGTATTCATCCTCTCCATAATATAAGGATGACTTTATGAGTATTGTGAGTTTTCTTTTCCCAAAAGAGAATTGCTTATAGTGTACATTTACCTCCCTTCTACGTCCTATTGTCCTTTGGTACTCATGACCAGGCAGCGTATCTTTAAAGAGCTTGGTGTTGTCATTCTACCGTGGGTCGCCTCATGGTGGTAATTTATCTCAACTTTGAAATCCCGAGGCCATGTCTCTTTGTACTTCTTAAACTGTAATAGACCACACATGCACTTCAAAAAATCTATTCATTGTGTTACTATAGGTCATAATACATACAATAAACTACTAGTTTTCTTCTTATCGTATTCATCATTTAGAGGACATTCTTTGATAGGAACCACAAAGTACTCGCTGCAACTACCATAAGTTTCATCTTAAGAGTATGTACAATTCTTATCTGACCCCCGTACATAACTTATTAGCCTCGTTGTTTTGAATAAAATTTGGTCTCAACTCAAGGACGAGATCCTGATATGTATTCCTTTGGCCTAATCTCTTCACATTAACAGTAGCATATGCCATGACTGACCTTctgggtatataagttaaatctaGACATAGCTTAGGGATATATTCTGTCATCGTGTTACTACTAACCTTACTAGCACCAACTCCTTATGAGTCTTATGACAACTCTAACCTTATTGAAGACATCATCACCTCATCTATTTAGTACAAAGTCTTTGACATATTTATGATAGTTCTAATTTGTTACAGTCTTGAATTAGGTCATCTCGGTATTACCTCACTCTCCTTTTTGTGGTACTCTTTTCTTGGTAAGTTCCCGGCTTAACCTTTTTTTTCTCCTTTAAAGGTAGTTAACATCGTAAACCACCTCGCTTATAGATGATGATGTCTTGATAACATTTCTTCTTAAAGTCTCTAATTGCATCGGTATATCAATCATTTGATTAATCGATGAAACTGGAAGTCTGATTCTCGCTTGAAGCTTTAatgcacgatctagagtaaggaAGAATGCGAAACTTTTCTTAAATGTATGTAGTCCCTCGTTTATAGAAGTGAGGCCCTTACAACGATAAACGAGACTCTACTGACACGACTTCATATACCCCTAGGACTCTCTAAACCTGCTTcactaataccaagtttgtcacgacccaatttctaaCCAAGTCGTAACCGGCATTCAATGCCTTAacttgaccgagcgaaccatctaGGCGTTTCTATTTTGTTATAATTCTATTATGCAATGCATCTCTCAACACAAttcaatataatttaaaaaaaattcttttctaAATCTTTAATCGAAATAATAATCGAAAAAGAAATTCATTCTGTTATCTGAAATACATTGAAAAACAAATGTAATGCAAAGTAGACACTCATGACTCTATTTTGACCTTTTCTACGAAGCCTCTTAGAAATACTGAATAGTAAGACAAAATTCTGGAATTAATGAACTCTACGAACTAAAATGGAGCTCACCAAATTTGTTGGTAATGAGAGGAGAATATCCTAGCTCGTAGCCTGCTTACGTGCAAAATATGTGCCTACAATGACATAGGTCAATGTATGATTCCGTGAAGAGAACGTCACTACACCACTGCAGTACTCAGTATGTAAAGCAATCCTCCCATTAAAGCTGGAACGAGACTCTGAAAGAAATATGTATACATGATATAAGAAAATTCTAAAAGCTTCTGATGAAGAGTTGAAAAAAACAACTCATATATCTGGTATAAAGTTCTTCTTCATGTCATTCATGAGAATTCTATTTCTTTAATTTTCACTTGTTTTCTgaagaaaaaaattcaaatagataaatatataaactttCTCGAAACAATCCTTGTAAATTTTCTAaagcattttcttttcttttattttctgggGAATTCCATTGAGTTTGACATTCTTTCTGATTCTGATTATGAAAAGGTCACCATATGATCGGTATGGTGGACGATCCCAGCCCGATCGCCTGGACCCCATTCCTGTGGTGCCTTACAGTTTAAGGTTCTAGCATGCTCGCGTTCTTGTGCCTTACCAGGGTACTTCTATCATAGTGTCCGAACCAACTATACACTAATCTCCTACTCTGGTATGAGTAGTTTCGGGtaacataaaccactagaggttatgaacccttctcagagatCTAAGAAAACTCCCACAATATTCTTCTGAGTGATTCTTGTATCACAAAACTTAAAATAATGATATATCTCCATAATTCTCAACAAAACAGTTCCATAAAATCATGTAAAAGAAATTTCAATAGTttatacattaaaaaaaaaaatatatatatatatatatataagtcatGGATGCATGAGACATGATTTACGGAACAACATACTATTCTTGAGTTATTAACCATGATAATCATCTAAGATCTTTTCTATAATTCTAATGGATAATGTGAGTGCACTCGTTCCATTCAGAGCCCACATTAACATCTTATACAATCCAACAAATACTTAATCATGATCTTTGTGAGAAGACAACTTTAGTAAAACTGTTGTCTCTATTCAACTTGATTCCTTACTTTTGAATACCTTCGTTTGCTCCAATCCAATGGGTTCAACTCACCAAACAAATCTATAGATAGTTAATATAAAAATCAATACTAGAAGTTCCAAGATTTCCAAAATATAGAAACCTTAGGTTTCATTCTTCTCTCCTTCTACGGTTCATAGTTAATCTAAGTTTTTGTAGTAGTTTCTAGGAACAAATACCAACCATAAACCTCTCTAACAATTATGGTTGAAGGCAGTTATGAAACTTATCTTGAATTGCGAAACCCTAGGTTAGAAAGACCTTGTTCTTGAGTTCTTGTTGAGAATCTATTGATTTTGAGATGGAATATTGTTAGAATTGATGTTTGGAAGTAGTATTCTAACGTTAATCGCATTGAAAACTCATCTTAGGTAGTATTAGAATCCTTGGATGACTTGAGGATGAGAGAGGAGGCTTAATCTTTAAAGAATTAGGCTATTTTCTCTCTTCCTGTCCCTTTTATTTCAATCTCACGTGTTCGGCATCACGGTCTGCACCCAGCGCTACCCAAAACGCccaaataaaattattttctggTTTTGGCGTTCTTATTGGCGCCTGGTGCAACCCTGGGCGCCCAAAAATGTGGCCTATTTTTCTGACATGATAGTATTCAGTAAAACGCCTATAACGTTTTATTggaacatcaaaatgatgaacggtttaatgggttagaaactagacttcaaGGTCTTTCTTTTGATATATAGCTCAAATCTCAATTCaaaatatattgatatatatgctCATTGAAACTTAGGTCATGTACGGCTAAGGTCATGTTCACCCCTTAAACATCTCCAATGTGTTCCAATTTACGCCTCCTCTTATAACCATCCATTCAACCTTCTAAACAGAAGATTTATGTAGTTTGTACCTTAATAACTTTTCAAACATCTAGTGTCTAACTTAGAGCTTGATAAAAAATATAGTAATACTTAGCGAAAAATCTTCGGGGCTTTACCTAAATGTGCATCATTAGATCTGAAACTGAAAGTACGCGTTATAATTGGAAAACAAGCTCAAAAGTGAAATACCCACATTAAAAATTAAAAGATCCTTGCAATTTAATTTCATTAAATGATATTAGGCCTAATAATATTCTTGATTACATTCAAGCACTCTGTGGTGTTGTGTCTTGTTCACGAAGTAGAAGGGACCTCAAGATAGCTTCACCGATTGGACCAACATGCCACAACGCATGTCCACCATCACTAACTTCATGATAATGAATCCAAGGTAGCCTCTTGGAAACATATCTTTGTAAGCGACAAGGTACTATGTTGTCCTCATAACCTTGCCAAATATGAACTGAGCTTTCTTTTTCATCAGGAAATGGATTACCAAATTCTAGTGGATCAAAGTCCCACTTTCCATAAGCCAAGGTGAAGTCTTGGAGAAGAGACTCAAAATCACTTTGCTTCGGATAAAGTTTCTGCAAATTAATTAAGacaattaattttcaagataatCATTTCGCGAAAACTCATGTTTGATTTGAGAGAGGTGGATGATGAGCTTTACCGGGTCAAAAACTTCCGATCTATTTGCATTCTTTGCAACTTCCCTGTCCTTTTTGCTTAACAATGCAGAATTGCCCGAGAAAACATTGTTCGATTTTTGTGTAAAAAATGAGTAGAGTAACCCAGGAGCATAGCGTGCGAGCCAAATTACTAATCGCCAAAGCTTGTTATTATGATCGTTCTTGATCAAATCATGAGGAAGGGAGTTCCATTTGTAGTTGATTATTGGAACAACAAAAGCCACGCCTGATAGCCTGTGTGGTATGCGTCTGAGGCAATTCCAGGCAGGATAGCTTCCAGCAGAAACTGAAATTAGATAGAATTTTGATCCTATTTGTAGTTGATCAGCTACTTCTTCTATATCACAAGCTTCACTTTCTAATGACCGTTTAGGATTTATATCACTTTCCCCATATCCAGCTCTATCAAACTGTAGCATATATATCCTCATCTTCTCTAGGATTTCCTAAAGAATATAGTTAGTAGATCAATCTAATGAAAACATTATTTAGGAGCTAAAAGCGGAGAGACAAATAAACTATTATTGGATGTCCCTCTCTGAGTGTGAAATATCAAAACAACCATGTTAACAATTAAAGAGAAAAAATGAGCATCAAACATACTTTTAATTCTTAGGAGACTAGGACGATAATGCTTCAAGATTAGGAAAGTAAAATGTTGTATTACTAGTAAAGTTGAAAAGGGTGTTAGCAAGAAAATCCTTATCTTTGGAGCTATTAATCCCATGGACTGTGAAGGGATTTGTGCATTGGTACTCCTCTTTCTCTGTATGCCAGCCATCTTCCATCCTTTAGTCTGATTCTTGGTGAAGAAACAACTCTCTGCATTTCCCTGCTATTCGATGGTGATCTTTGAGAATCAGAAAACCCCACGAAACTTAACACCGAAACTGCAATTTTCTTTAAAAGCATCTCCAGAAGGGAGATGAAAACTAATAGAAGCAAGCCAACAAGTTTCCTTAaatccatttcttggaaagaaaaagaaatgaaagacAGAGGAAAACAATGGTGGGATTGATTTGGGCAGTCGTTTCTCGCTCTGAAAATAAGTTGCTATTTTATTAGTACTATCAGTGTTTCTGATACAAAATTGCGATATCTATATTTATCCAAGGGTGTGAGTGGGATGGTTGATATTCTTTCTCTCAAACTAGAGGTCTTGAGTTCGAGTCTAGCCATACGCTAGCTGTCATCCTCCTTTTTTTATTGCACTAAAATAATCTCCTACATTAGTGATCAGAAGGCAACTAAAATGTCATATAGGCATTTCCTGTTACATTTAGTCCCTTGCAGTCTTGTTCAAATACTTTGATTACAAACAGAAAGGGGACGCGGGAGTCATAATAAAGAAACATTTAATTCTACTCTTCCTACTTTCCTTTCTTCAATATCTGTTAATCATCCTACTCTTCTTTCTTTGATACCCACAAGTAGCAAGTCTCTATCTCTAGTACATATGTCCTGGTAATATTTAGATGACAAACACAAGTACTGGAATAATGCTAGTCGGCTGCTGGGAAacaaaggaagaagaagagaggTTGCATTTGGCTAGGGGTGTTATTGTTGTTTTGGtgaaaatgggggggggggggggggggggaagactTAACCCAACAAAAACGGGAGgaagaaaatagaaataaaaaagaaatgacAGGCGGCTTTTTTCTGAGAgcgtaatttttttattttatcttttttcctATAAACGAAATAAGATCGTCGCAAAAGAGCTTTTTCTTGGCGACTTCTTATGGTTCGCCGATAAATGTTTACTTTCCAAGTCAAATATGAGAGTCGCCACTATCAATTTATGTGGCGACTAAATGTGTCCCAGAAAACCATATTTCTTGTATTGAATTCTTGTTTACATGAAACTTTTGAAAGAGCGAAGGCTTTACTGTGAAGCCTTGGTACAGCAACAGCAGTTATATGAGAGGAAAATCACCTCCGCTCTATTaaagaaactagttaagttacaAGCGCGGTCATACATGTATCATTATAAATTTAGTTGATATAGAAAATATAAAagtttatataaaattttatgattaaaatataatataagaCATATGCAAAATGTAAATTAAatgtacaaaaaaatatatataaaaaaacaaaaaaggaataAAAGTGCCACATAGAGAAAAGTTAGCTTTCATTTTATAGAAAAAGAATATGTAACATAACTCTTCTAGCATGCCTTTGATTTATATTTGTCcacaaataattttaattattgtAAACAATAtcatttgttattaataaatgtATAACTTAGAGGTAACTATTATTCATAATAAGAGACATTTAGTCTAAAAAAAAGAGTAAATTTTATGGGTGGTCATCCAGCTTTGTATGCATTACACAAAAGTCGAtattctttcttttgttataTAAAAATCATTTTCCTTTGCTCCACTTTTCACAAAAATAACTTTCGATATTTTTTGTTAAAACCCCACCTAAAATGTgagagaaaataataaaaatgatcCTTATATTTTCCGGTAATTTAATATGCGCCCATAAATATACTCCTTAGTTGTTTTGATTAATAAAGTAGTCAAAAGTGAGTACTTTTGGTTTTCTCGAGTATTTAACAAATTATaattgttattttattgaaaaatgcgAAAAAAGAGATTACTATGGAATCACATTTAGAAGTGTATTTTTTACAATTTCGGCTATTTTTGACTTATTATAAGATTTTGTATAACTTTTTGAGGCGTAATAtgctattttaaaatttatttctaGCATCTTATGCATTTTTTTGTTTTACTACTTCTAGATTTGACAAGTCCATCCCATCAAAGTATTTAGTGTTACTTGCAATTAGGtataaaataactgaattttgTTGTTCCATAATTAATCATACGGTCTGAAGATATAAAATTCGTATATCATGAAAGGAATAACTCATTTTCAACGTGAATATAGGTTAGTTGCATTAAAGTCAATTGTGGCGATTGGTGAATTTGCGTTCATCCTTTGGTTCGACTTTTGGACAAatcattaattttttttattgattaAATGATCAAATACTAACTATTATACAataagaaaaacatgaaagtCCAGAAATTaatataacaataaaataaaaataacattcGGACACATTATTAGTTTGCCTTTGTATTTTACTTCTATTATTATCTAGTAATTGGACTAATTTGAATTCTTGCCGCCAAGCCGTGTAAAGCTCTTTAAAGAAGAAAACGGGATCTACCAGACTGCCACATTCTCTAACTTtgcaaaatataaaagaaaagatCAAGTACAAAACTTTCTAGTTTCTACATTCTCCAACAAAAGCTATGGACTCCACACCTTTTATAGTGTCAATTCCTGCCCATTGAAAGCATAAAATATTATACGGGAATCGCACCCACAAGGCTACAAGAAATATAATATGTCAATAATGAACTCAAGATACTTAAACAAAAGATATATCCATATATAATCCTTCGTTGAGTAAATCATCTGATATTTAACTTAGATATGTTTGAGCAAAAAATAAAAGAAGCGAAGAAACCCATGAAGTACTTAGTGTTGAGTACTCCATGAGCAAATAAAATAGTGGAACTCCATTTTTGGTTTAGTTTCTTGAGAATTCACATGAGAGCCAAAGTTATTTGCCTTTCGGTAGAAGCCGAAGCCTTCTTATAACGGTAAGCATTGGTAAGCACTTAAACCTTTTTGTAACGGTAAGCATTTATTCCATATAAATTAGCAAAAATATTACTAAGCATTTGTCTTAGAAACACATTTGTCTTATAAACCAAAGGAAAAAGTTGTATATGTTAGGAACACATCCATTAGAATTCAGAAGCGAcagtaaaatttatttttccttatatCATGCAGCTACAATCAAGGGAAAAGACGCAAGtttgttagtttattattttttttttttgtattttctttacgTAAGGTAAAGGCAAAAATTGCAAAACAATGgagaaaagagacaatataattGATGGTCATTGGGAATGACTAAATTATTGCATTTTAAAAGAATTCTTTATCCGTTTAGTTCTATTAGTTGAATAAATTATAGGACAtttattgtcacgaccaaaaaactgctaaaggtcgtgatggcacctaacaccgccgCCAGGCAATTCAA
It includes:
- the LOC138894979 gene encoding uncharacterized protein, with the translated sequence MRIYMLQFDRAGYGESDINPKRSLESEACDIEEVADQLQIGSKFYLISVSAGSYPAWNCLRRIPHRLSGVAFVVPIINYKWNSLPHDLIKNDHNNKLWRLVIWLARYAPGLLYSFFTQKSNNVFSGNSALLSKKDREVAKNANRSEVFDPKLYPKQSDFESLLQDFTLAYGKWDFDPLEFGNPFPDEKESSVHIWQGYEDNIVPCRLQRYVSKRLPWIHYHEVSDGGHALWHVGPIGEAILRSLLLREQDTTPQSA